The following coding sequences lie in one Sorghum bicolor cultivar BTx623 chromosome 6, Sorghum_bicolor_NCBIv3, whole genome shotgun sequence genomic window:
- the LOC8072008 gene encoding transport inhibitor response 1-like protein Os04g0395600, producing MTYFPEEVVEHIFSFLPSHSDRNTVSLVCKVWYEVERLSRRAVFVGNCYAVRPERVVLRFPNVKALTVKGKPHFADFNLVPPDWGGYAGPWIEAAARSCVGLEELRMKRMVVSDENLELLARSFPRFKVLVLISCEGFSTDGLAAVASHCKLLRELDLQENDVEDRGPRWLSFFPDSCTSLVSLNFACIKGEVNSGALERLVARSPNLRSLRLNRSVSVDTLSKILARTPNLEDLGTGNLTDEFQAESYARLTSALEKCKMLRSLSGFWDASPICVPYIYPLCHQLTGLNLSYTPTLDYSDLTKMVSRCVKLQRLWVLDCISDKGLQVVASSCKDLQELRVFPSDFYVAGASAVTEEGLVAISSGCPKLSSLLYFCHQMTNEALITVAKNCPNFIRFRLCILEPKKPDAMTGQPLDEGFGAIVRECKGLRRLSMSGLLTDRVFMYIGKYAKYLEMLSIAFAGDSDKGMMDVMNGCKNLRKLEIRDSPFGDVALLGNVAKYETMRSLWMSSCDVTLKGCQVLASKMPMLNVEIMNELDGSSEMEENHTDISKVDKLHVSEMEENHTDLSKVDKLYVYRTTAGARDDAPNFVKIL from the exons ATGACCTACTTCCCtgaggaggtggtggagcacATTTTCAGCTTCTTGCCATCGCACAGCGACCGGAACACGGTCTCCCTCGTGTGCAAGGTGTGGTATGAGGTCGAGAGGCTGAGCCGACGAGCTGTGTTCGTGGGGAACTGCTACGCTGTGCGCCCCGAGCGTGTGGTGCTGCGGTTCCCCAATGTGAAGGCGCTCACGGTGAAGGGGAAGCCTCACTTTGCGGACTTCAACCTTGTGCCGCCTGACTGGGGTGGCTACGCGGGGCCATGGATCGAAGCAGCAGCGAGGAGCTGCGTGGGTCTTGAGGAGCTGCGCATGAAGCGGATGGTTGTGTCTGACGAGAACCTTGAGCTGCTAGCTCGGTCATTCCCAAGATTCAAAGTCCTCGTTCTTATCAGCTGCGAGGGGTTTAGCACTGATGGTCTAGCTGCTGTTGCGAGTCACTGCAA GCTCCTGAGGGAGTTAGATTTGCAGGAAAATGACGTGGAGGACCGTGGGCCCAGATGGCTTTCCTTCTTCCCTGATTCCTGCACTTCTCTGGTCTCCTTGAATTTCGCCTGCATCAAAGGGGAGGTGAACTCTGGTGCATTGGAGAGACTTGTCGCTAGGTCTCCGAACCTACGCAGTTTAAGGTTGAATCGTTCTGTTTCAGTAGACACGCTCTCAAAGATACTAGCGCGAACCCCAAATTTGGAAGACTTGGGGACAGGTAATTTGACAGATGAGTTCCAAGCTGAGTCCTACGCCAGGCTTACCAGTGCTCTGGAGAAATGCAAAATGCTAAGAAGTTTGTCTGGATTTTGGGATGCTTCTCCTATCTGTGTTCCATATATCTATCCCCTCTGTCATCAACTAACAGGCCTAAACTTGAGCTATACTCCTACACTGGATTATTCTGATCTGACTAAAATGGTTAGCCGCTGTGTGAAACTCCAGCGTCTTTGG GTATTGGACTGCATTTCGGATAAGGGTTTGCAAGTGGTGGCCTCCAGTTGCAAGGATCTACAAGAACTCAGGGTGTTTCCATCAGATTTTTATGTTGCTGGTGCTTCGGCGGTGACAGAGGAGGGACTTGTTGCAATATCATCAGGCTGCCCAAAACTAAGCTCTTTGCTGTATTTCTGTCACCAGATGACCAATGAAGCACTAATTACTGTAGCTAAGAACTGCCCAAATTTCATCAGATTTAGACTCTGTATCCTTGAGCCAAAGAAGCCGGATGCCATGACAGGCCAGCCGTTAGATGAAGGCTTTGGTGCAATTGTCCGTGAGTGCAAAGGGCTAAGACGACTGTCAATGTCAGGTCTTCTCACAGACAGGGTTTTCATGTATATTGGAAAGTATGCAAAATACCTTGAGATGCTTTCTATAGCATTTGCTGGAGATAGTGATAAGGGTATGATGGACGTGATGAACGGATGTAAGAATCTGAGGAAGCTTGAGATTAGAGACAGTCCATTTGGTGATGTTGCACTCTTGGGAAATGTTGCCAAGTATGAGACAATGCGATCCCTTTGGATGTCATCATGTGATGTCACATTAAAGGGGTGCCAAGTCCTTGCATCGAAGATGCCGATGCTCAATGTGGAGATCATGAATGAACTAGATGGAAGTAGTGAAATGGAGGAGAACCACACAGACATCTCTAAAGTGGATAAGTTACATGTTAGTGAAATGGAGGAGAACCACACAGACCTCTCTAAAGTGGATAAGTTATATGTTTACCGCACAACTGCTGGAGCGAGGGATGATGCACCAAATTTTGTTAAAATCTTATAG